In Flavobacterium sp. N3904, one DNA window encodes the following:
- a CDS encoding DMT family transporter gives MRNDNLKSYLNLHLIVFIWGFTAILGALITIPANFLVWYRMLFAAVFIAIFLGVKKKSFQVSPKSFVKLVVVGLLIALHWIFFFEAIKISTVSITLSVFSLGAFFASLLEPIFYGRKVLWYEVFFGLVIIAGLGMIMNVEIHYLNGMLLALVSIILGVLFTLMNGKLIEQHDPSVISFYEFAAGFSFITLYFLFQGKFTADFFVLTTKNWVLILVLSSICTAYAFTASVKVMRRLSPYTVMLTTNLEPVYGIILAFFIIGGKEKMSTEFYIGAIIIVITVLLNGIIKHYRKEDQ, from the coding sequence ATGCGAAACGATAATTTAAAATCATACCTCAATTTACATTTAATTGTTTTTATTTGGGGATTTACAGCCATTTTGGGCGCCTTAATTACTATTCCAGCCAATTTTTTAGTGTGGTATCGTATGCTTTTTGCGGCCGTATTTATTGCCATTTTTCTTGGAGTCAAGAAGAAATCTTTTCAGGTATCGCCCAAATCATTTGTAAAGCTGGTGGTTGTCGGGCTTTTGATTGCGCTGCACTGGATTTTCTTTTTTGAGGCAATAAAAATTTCAACGGTTTCTATAACCCTATCGGTTTTTTCGTTGGGTGCTTTTTTTGCATCCTTATTGGAACCCATATTTTATGGACGAAAAGTACTTTGGTACGAAGTGTTTTTTGGATTGGTGATTATAGCAGGATTGGGGATGATTATGAATGTGGAGATTCATTACCTCAATGGAATGCTTTTGGCTTTGGTTTCGATAATATTGGGTGTGCTGTTTACTTTAATGAATGGAAAATTAATAGAACAACACGATCCGTCTGTGATCTCTTTTTATGAATTTGCGGCCGGTTTTTCTTTTATTACACTCTATTTTTTGTTTCAAGGAAAATTCACTGCTGATTTTTTTGTGTTAACAACCAAAAATTGGGTTCTTATTTTGGTTTTGTCTTCCATTTGTACCGCCTATGCATTTACGGCATCGGTCAAAGTCATGCGAAGACTGTCGCCTTATACCGTAATGCTAACTACCAATTTAGAGCCGGTTTACGGAATAATTCTTGCTTTTTTCATCATTGGCGGTAAAGAAAAAATGAGTACAGAGTTTTATATAGGTGCCATTATTATTGTGATAACGGTTCTCTTAAACGGAATTATAAAACACTACAGAAAAGAAGATCAATAA
- a CDS encoding asparagine synthetase B: protein MMHKRVFFIFIFIISLTSRASFILLPMDETTQQNHLKAYGITYWCLAKNYKASWLLNYRGGSFLLPDAEEIRKECQIRGVSFEILSDNEEASILNEISSPSQNMETVILEKAPKIAVYTPKGKQPWDDAVTLVLTYAEIPFTPIYDEEVLSDQLILYDWLHLHHEDYTGQYGKFYGAYKNVPWYIDQKREAEALAKKLGYEKVSQEKGAVAKKIRDFVIGGGFLFAMCSATDSFDIALAADGVDICEPMFDGDPSEANYQSKLNYKNTFAFKDFILERRPEQYEFSDIDMTLKRKVPMEKDYFTLMDFSAKWDFIPSMLCQNHTQLVKGFMGQTTAFDSELIKSNVLVMGTCELNGEARYIHGEKGKGMFTFYGGHDPEDFQHQVGDPATVLDLHPNSPGYRLILNNVLFPAARKKKQKT, encoded by the coding sequence ATGATGCACAAAAGAGTATTTTTTATATTTATTTTTATTATTTCACTTACTTCCAGGGCTTCTTTTATTTTGTTGCCAATGGATGAAACTACCCAACAAAATCATCTTAAGGCTTATGGGATTACCTATTGGTGCTTAGCCAAAAACTATAAAGCCAGTTGGTTACTCAATTACCGCGGCGGTTCTTTTTTATTACCTGATGCTGAAGAAATTCGTAAAGAATGTCAAATTCGAGGCGTGAGTTTTGAAATACTGTCTGACAACGAAGAAGCATCTATTTTAAATGAAATTTCTAGTCCATCTCAAAACATGGAAACAGTTATTCTGGAGAAAGCACCAAAGATTGCAGTTTATACACCCAAAGGGAAACAACCCTGGGACGATGCCGTAACTCTCGTTTTGACCTACGCCGAAATACCATTTACTCCTATTTATGACGAAGAAGTCTTGAGTGATCAATTAATATTATATGATTGGTTGCATTTGCATCATGAAGATTATACCGGGCAGTATGGAAAGTTTTACGGTGCCTACAAAAATGTACCTTGGTATATTGATCAAAAGAGAGAGGCCGAGGCCCTAGCCAAAAAATTAGGTTACGAAAAAGTATCTCAAGAAAAAGGGGCTGTTGCCAAAAAAATACGTGATTTTGTAATTGGAGGCGGATTTTTGTTTGCCATGTGTTCTGCTACAGATAGTTTTGATATTGCTTTGGCAGCAGATGGAGTCGATATTTGTGAACCCATGTTTGATGGAGATCCTAGTGAAGCCAATTATCAATCGAAACTAAATTATAAAAACACATTTGCTTTCAAGGATTTTATATTGGAACGAAGACCGGAGCAATATGAGTTTTCGGATATTGATATGACGCTAAAACGAAAAGTCCCAATGGAAAAAGATTATTTTACTTTGATGGATTTTTCTGCTAAGTGGGATTTTATTCCAAGCATGTTGTGTCAAAATCATACTCAATTGGTAAAAGGATTTATGGGGCAAACAACAGCTTTTGATTCTGAACTTATAAAGTCGAATGTTTTGGTAATGGGAACTTGCGAACTAAATGGTGAAGCACGATACATACATGGTGAAAAAGGGAAAGGAATGTTTACTTTTTATGGAGGTCATGATCCTGAAGATTTTCAGCATCAAGTCGGAGATCCGGCAACAGTTTTAGACTTGCATCCTAATTCTCCAGGTTATCGTTTAATATTGAATAATGTTTTGTTTCCTGCAGCCAGAAAGAAAAAACAGAAAACGTAA
- the dnaB gene encoding replicative DNA helicase: protein MENFKNISPIKVDKTTIINLEKGKLPPQVLELEEAVLGAMMIDKKGVDEVIDILQPDAFYKEAHKHIFEAIVQLFTDTQPIDLLTVSAQLRKNAKLDLAGGDFYLIQLTQKISSSAHIEFHSRIILQKFIQRSLIRISSEIIEDSYDETTDVFDLLDKAESKLYEVTQGNIKRSSETAQSLVLQAKKRIEEIAGQEGLSGVATGFDKLDKLTSGWQPSDLIIIAARPAMGKTAFVLSMARNIAIDYGHPVALFSLEMASVQLITRLISSETGLSSEKLRTGKLEKHEWEQLSTKVKNLEKAPLFIDDTPSLSIFDLRAKSRRLVSQHGIKIIIVDYLQLMTAGGNGKGGGNREQEISTISRNLKALAKELNVPVIALSQLSRAVETRGSSKRPLLSDLRESGAIEQDADIVSFLYRPEYYKIDEWDDDEASPTAGQAEIMIAKHRNGSIENVRLKFIGHLGKFDNLEDYSGNYDDLPSSMNQDESSFITKNLPSPNEAFGSTFNDDDDDGDVPF from the coding sequence ATGGAAAATTTCAAGAATATAAGTCCAATTAAGGTGGATAAAACAACTATAATAAACCTTGAAAAAGGAAAATTACCTCCACAGGTATTGGAGCTGGAAGAGGCTGTACTTGGGGCAATGATGATTGATAAGAAAGGAGTAGATGAGGTAATTGATATCCTGCAACCCGATGCATTTTACAAAGAAGCGCACAAGCATATTTTTGAAGCAATTGTTCAGTTATTTACAGATACACAGCCAATCGATTTATTGACCGTTTCGGCTCAACTTAGAAAAAATGCAAAATTGGATTTGGCTGGCGGTGATTTTTACTTAATTCAGCTGACTCAAAAAATTTCTTCCTCGGCACACATTGAGTTTCACTCTCGAATTATCCTTCAAAAGTTTATTCAGCGAAGTTTGATACGGATTTCATCTGAAATTATCGAAGATTCGTATGATGAAACTACCGATGTATTCGATTTATTGGACAAGGCAGAATCAAAATTATACGAAGTTACACAAGGAAATATCAAACGTAGTTCTGAAACCGCTCAAAGTTTAGTGCTACAGGCCAAAAAGCGTATTGAAGAAATAGCCGGTCAGGAAGGTCTTTCTGGTGTGGCAACCGGATTTGATAAATTGGATAAATTAACATCGGGCTGGCAGCCAAGCGATTTAATTATTATTGCTGCGAGACCAGCAATGGGAAAAACGGCTTTCGTATTGTCAATGGCAAGAAATATAGCCATTGATTATGGTCATCCGGTAGCATTGTTTTCTTTAGAGATGGCGTCAGTTCAGTTGATAACAAGGCTTATTTCTTCAGAAACAGGTTTGTCATCCGAAAAATTGCGTACCGGAAAATTAGAAAAACACGAGTGGGAACAATTGAGTACCAAAGTAAAAAATTTGGAAAAAGCACCTCTTTTTATTGATGATACACCTTCACTTTCCATATTTGATTTAAGAGCCAAATCTAGACGTTTGGTTTCTCAACACGGTATAAAAATTATTATTGTAGACTATTTGCAATTGATGACTGCCGGAGGAAATGGTAAAGGTGGCGGAAATAGGGAGCAGGAAATCTCGACTATTTCCCGAAATTTAAAAGCATTGGCAAAGGAATTGAATGTTCCGGTAATTGCACTTTCGCAATTGTCCCGTGCCGTTGAAACGCGTGGATCGAGTAAAAGACCTTTGTTGTCAGATTTAAGGGAATCGGGAGCGATTGAGCAGGATGCCGATATCGTATCGTTTTTATATCGTCCCGAATATTATAAAATTGATGAATGGGATGACGATGAGGCTTCTCCAACTGCTGGTCAAGCAGAGATTATGATTGCCAAACACCGAAATGGTAGTATAGAAAACGTTCGTTTGAAGTTTATCGGACATTTGGGTAAATTTGACAATCTCGAAGATTATAGTGGCAATTACGATGATTTGCCTTCGAGTATGAATCAAGATGAAAGTTCCTTTATTACCAAAAATTTGCCATCACCCAATGAAGCTTTTGGAAGTACTTTTAACGACGATGACGATGACGGAGATGTTCCTTTTTAA
- a CDS encoding sensor histidine kinase → MEKEINFLDLKSISQKNQLEALIVTLESDRKRVAQDLHDDISSKLNVVSLNCHLLNTPNLSQKDITEITKTIIEYTSKALESSRRITHTLLPPVLERFGLHSGIEELCMDLNNKSGVVVHYTNNLKFDFKENSNHIHIYRILQELAKNSIQHSEATSISILFDIVNDRRTCIYSDNGIGLDINELKNSKGLGMKKIASRVAILEGSVSVESSLNKGMTVVFNF, encoded by the coding sequence ATGGAAAAGGAGATTAATTTTTTGGATTTGAAATCGATTAGCCAAAAGAACCAATTGGAGGCGCTGATTGTTACACTTGAATCGGATAGAAAAAGAGTTGCTCAAGACTTGCATGACGATATAAGTTCAAAACTGAATGTTGTTTCCTTAAATTGCCACCTTCTGAATACCCCCAATTTAAGTCAAAAAGATATTACGGAAATCACTAAAACTATTATTGAGTACACTTCAAAAGCTTTGGAAAGTTCAAGACGAATTACCCATACTTTGTTGCCGCCAGTGTTGGAACGATTCGGTCTCCATTCCGGAATTGAGGAACTTTGTATGGATTTGAACAATAAAAGTGGAGTTGTTGTACATTATACAAATAATTTAAAATTTGATTTTAAAGAGAATTCTAATCACATTCATATTTATAGAATTCTTCAGGAATTAGCAAAAAATTCAATTCAGCATAGTGAAGCAACTTCTATTTCTATACTCTTTGACATTGTAAACGATAGAAGAACTTGTATCTATTCAGATAACGGAATTGGTCTTGATATCAATGAATTAAAAAACAGTAAAGGTCTTGGAATGAAAAAAATAGCGAGTAGAGTTGCGATACTTGAGGGTAGTGTTAGTGTAGAATCATCTTTGAATAAGGGTATGACTGTTGTTTTTAATTTCTAG
- a CDS encoding response regulator transcription factor encodes MSEPIKIVLVDDEVLFRKGISFLLGREENIEVIFEASDGMELLSFLRSSTIKPDIVIMDLKMPLLNGIEATKIMHRDFTDVKIIALTSYDSKSFIANMIDVGAVSYLIKNATPQELLTTINQVATKGFYYSDYVLEIIQNDIVSNKKSKCSLDNNFITSRELEVLQLICKQKSTVEIGEKLFISPRTVEGHRNNLLLKTESRNVAGLVVYAIQNQIVSIDI; translated from the coding sequence ATGAGTGAACCTATTAAAATTGTTTTGGTTGATGATGAAGTTCTTTTCAGGAAAGGGATTTCTTTTTTATTGGGTAGAGAAGAAAACATAGAAGTCATTTTTGAAGCATCGGATGGTATGGAATTGCTTAGCTTTCTCAGAAGCAGTACTATTAAGCCTGATATAGTCATTATGGACTTGAAAATGCCATTGCTCAATGGAATAGAAGCTACAAAGATCATGCACAGAGACTTTACCGATGTAAAAATTATTGCTTTGACGAGTTATGATTCCAAATCGTTTATTGCCAATATGATAGATGTTGGAGCTGTTTCTTATTTGATAAAAAATGCTACACCACAAGAACTGTTAACAACGATAAATCAAGTAGCAACCAAGGGTTTTTATTATTCGGATTATGTTCTGGAAATTATTCAAAATGATATTGTTTCCAATAAAAAATCCAAATGCAGTTTGGATAACAATTTTATTACTTCTCGCGAACTTGAAGTATTGCAGCTTATTTGCAAACAAAAAAGTACTGTAGAAATTGGGGAGAAGTTATTTATTAGCCCCAGAACGGTTGAAGGACACCGAAATAATCTATTACTCAAAACCGAATCCCGAAATGTTGCCGGTCTGGTTGTATACGCCATTCAGAACCAAATTGTGTCAATTGATATATAA
- a CDS encoding acetyl-CoA carboxylase carboxyltransferase subunit alpha, whose product MEYLDFELPIKELEEQLDKCVVIGLESDVDVTNTCKQINKKLEETKKQIYKNLTAWQRVQLSRHPSRPYTLDHIKGLCGETFLELHGDRGFKDDKAMIGGLGKIGGQSFMIVGQQKGFNTKTRQYRNFGMANPEGYRKALRLMKMAEKFGIPVVTLIDTPGAYPGLEAEERGQGEAIARNIFEMVRLKVPIITVIVGEGASGGALGIGVGDRVYMLENTWYSVISPESCSSILWKSWDYKEQAADALKLTSADMKKQKLVDDIIPEPLGGAHYDRQTTFTTVEQYIMKGFNELKDLSTEELIAQRMDKYCKMGEYKE is encoded by the coding sequence ATGGAATATTTAGATTTTGAGCTTCCTATAAAAGAACTTGAAGAACAATTAGATAAATGTGTTGTTATTGGGCTAGAATCTGATGTTGATGTTACTAATACATGTAAACAAATCAACAAAAAACTGGAAGAAACCAAAAAACAAATTTATAAAAACTTAACCGCTTGGCAACGTGTACAATTATCAAGACATCCGAGCAGACCTTACACTTTAGATCATATAAAAGGACTTTGCGGAGAAACTTTTTTAGAACTTCACGGTGACAGAGGTTTCAAAGATGATAAGGCCATGATTGGTGGTTTAGGAAAAATAGGCGGACAATCTTTTATGATTGTCGGACAACAAAAAGGATTCAATACAAAGACACGCCAGTACAGAAACTTTGGGATGGCCAATCCAGAAGGTTACAGAAAAGCATTGCGTTTGATGAAAATGGCAGAGAAATTTGGTATTCCAGTAGTGACTTTAATTGACACTCCGGGTGCATATCCGGGATTGGAAGCTGAAGAGCGAGGACAAGGAGAAGCTATTGCCAGAAATATATTTGAGATGGTACGTCTTAAAGTTCCGATTATTACAGTAATTGTTGGTGAAGGCGCATCGGGCGGTGCATTGGGAATTGGTGTTGGAGACCGCGTTTATATGTTGGAAAATACTTGGTATTCTGTAATTTCACCTGAATCCTGTTCCTCCATTTTATGGAAAAGCTGGGACTATAAAGAACAGGCTGCCGATGCTTTGAAGTTGACTTCTGCCGATATGAAAAAACAAAAATTGGTAGACGATATTATTCCGGAACCTTTGGGAGGTGCTCATTATGATAGACAGACAACTTTTACAACTGTAGAGCAATACATCATGAAAGGATTCAATGAACTTAAAGATTTATCAACAGAAGAATTAATAGCTCAGAGAATGGATAAATACTGTAAAATGGGCGAATACAAAGAGTAA
- the tgt gene encoding tRNA guanosine(34) transglycosylase Tgt, whose amino-acid sequence MKFDLLKTDPQSKARAGSITTDHGVIETPIFMPVGTVASVKGVHQRELKEDINPDIILGNTYHLYLRPQIDILEKAGGLHKFMNWDRNILTDSGGYQVYSLSANRKIKEEGVKFKSHIDGSYHVFTPENVMEIQRSIGADIIMAFDECTPYPCDYRYAQRSMHMTHRWLDRCINHLEKVPVKYGYDQTFFPIIQGSTYKDLRRQSAEYIANSNQQGNAIGGLSVGEPAEEMYAMTEVVCEILPEDKPRYLMGVGTPINILENIALGIDMFDCVMPTRNARNGMLFTANGTINIKNKKWEADFSPVDEMGITFVDTEYSKAYLRHLFAANEYLGKQIATIHNLGFYMWLVCEARKHILAGDFKPWKEMMVKNMSQRL is encoded by the coding sequence ATGAAGTTTGATTTATTAAAAACAGATCCGCAATCGAAAGCACGTGCGGGAAGTATTACTACAGATCACGGTGTGATTGAAACACCAATTTTTATGCCTGTTGGTACGGTTGCGTCGGTAAAAGGGGTGCATCAACGGGAATTAAAAGAAGATATAAACCCTGATATTATCCTGGGAAATACTTACCATTTGTACTTGCGTCCGCAAATCGATATTCTCGAGAAAGCGGGTGGATTACATAAATTCATGAATTGGGATCGCAATATTTTGACCGATTCTGGCGGATATCAAGTGTATTCGCTTTCGGCTAACCGAAAAATCAAGGAAGAGGGAGTGAAGTTTAAATCGCATATCGATGGTTCGTACCATGTGTTTACGCCAGAGAATGTGATGGAAATTCAACGTAGCATCGGGGCCGATATTATCATGGCTTTTGATGAATGTACGCCTTATCCTTGCGATTACCGCTATGCACAGCGCTCGATGCACATGACCCACCGCTGGCTGGACCGTTGCATCAACCACTTAGAGAAAGTGCCGGTGAAATATGGTTACGACCAAACTTTTTTTCCTATAATACAAGGAAGTACGTATAAAGATTTAAGACGACAATCGGCAGAATATATTGCCAATTCCAATCAGCAAGGTAACGCCATTGGCGGACTATCGGTAGGAGAGCCTGCCGAAGAAATGTACGCCATGACCGAAGTGGTTTGCGAGATTCTGCCCGAAGACAAACCCCGTTATTTGATGGGAGTTGGGACGCCAATTAATATCTTGGAAAATATCGCTCTTGGAATTGATATGTTCGACTGTGTGATGCCTACGCGCAACGCCAGAAATGGTATGTTGTTTACGGCTAACGGAACGATTAACATAAAGAATAAAAAGTGGGAAGCCGATTTTTCTCCCGTAGACGAAATGGGAATTACCTTTGTAGATACCGAATATTCTAAAGCGTATTTGCGTCACCTTTTTGCTGCCAACGAATACTTGGGAAAACAAATCGCCACGATACACAATCTTGGTTTTTATATGTGGTTGGTTTGCGAAGCTAGAAAACATATCTTAGCTGGCGATTTCAAACCTTGGAAAGAAATGATGGTGAAAAACATGAGCCAACGACTGTAA
- a CDS encoding LptF/LptG family permease: MLTIIDKYILKRYLATFAVMLLLFAPIGMIIDISEKINKMIENQVPVLKIAIYYYHFTIYFMNNLFPIFLFISVIWFTSKLANDTEIIAILSSGISFTRFMRPYIIGASIISVIVLLMGFWVIPISSEGYNNFRYTYLRNNGKALMQGDNTDVYRQISDKEFIYVNSFNNETQMAFNFSLEHFEKEKLAYKITASRIKWNPKDKTYSLFDYTKRMVEPLGDKIEKAPEKKMKFSFELQDLAPVVYIAETLSLGDLNAFIDKERKRGSSNINVYLVVLYKKYSVPVSAFILTIIAVSVSSMKRRGGMGVNLAIGIAVAFSFVFFDKIFGVLAEKSAFSPLLAVWLPNIVFGILAVYLLRNAKR, encoded by the coding sequence ATGCTAACAATAATAGATAAATACATTCTAAAAAGATACTTGGCCACTTTTGCGGTGATGCTTTTGTTATTTGCCCCTATTGGGATGATTATTGACATCTCGGAGAAGATCAATAAAATGATTGAGAACCAGGTACCAGTCTTGAAAATTGCCATTTATTATTATCATTTTACGATTTATTTCATGAATAACCTCTTTCCGATATTCTTGTTTATATCGGTAATTTGGTTTACTTCAAAATTGGCCAATGACACCGAAATTATTGCTATTTTAAGTTCGGGTATTTCGTTTACACGATTCATGAGGCCTTATATTATAGGAGCTTCGATTATATCGGTTATTGTTTTGCTAATGGGGTTTTGGGTTATTCCAATTTCGAGTGAAGGATACAATAATTTTAGGTATACGTATTTGAGGAACAATGGCAAGGCGCTGATGCAAGGCGATAATACAGACGTGTACAGACAAATCAGCGATAAGGAGTTTATCTATGTAAACAGTTTTAACAATGAGACGCAAATGGCGTTTAATTTTTCGCTGGAACATTTCGAAAAAGAAAAGTTAGCCTACAAAATTACCGCCAGTAGAATCAAATGGAATCCAAAAGACAAGACCTATTCCTTGTTTGACTATACCAAAAGAATGGTAGAACCTTTGGGCGACAAGATTGAAAAAGCACCGGAGAAAAAGATGAAGTTCAGCTTTGAGCTTCAGGATTTGGCACCAGTAGTGTATATTGCGGAGACATTGAGTCTGGGCGATTTGAATGCTTTTATAGATAAGGAAAGAAAAAGGGGTTCCTCCAATATCAATGTATATTTGGTGGTGCTGTATAAAAAATACAGTGTCCCGGTTTCGGCATTTATATTGACAATAATTGCTGTTTCTGTGTCTTCTATGAAACGAAGAGGCGGGATGGGAGTGAATCTCGCTATTGGTATTGCTGTTGCGTTTTCGTTTGTGTTTTTTGATAAAATTTTCGGAGTTCTTGCCGAAAAATCTGCGTTTTCACCTTTGTTGGCAGTTTGGTTGCCTAATATAGTTTTTGGAATTTTAGCTGTTTACCTATTACGAAATGCGAAACGATAA